The following are encoded together in the Macadamia integrifolia cultivar HAES 741 chromosome 10, SCU_Mint_v3, whole genome shotgun sequence genome:
- the LOC122090914 gene encoding chalcone synthase, with amino-acid sequence MVNVEAIRKAQRAEGPATVMAIGTATPPNCVDQSTYPDYYFRITKSEHKAELKEKFQRMCDKSMIKKRYMLLNEEILKENPSMCEYMAPSLDARQDMVVVEVPKLGKEAAVKAIKEWGQPKSKITHLVFCTTSGVDMPGCDYQLTKLLGLRPSVKRLMMYQQGCFAGGTVLRLAKDLAENNKGARVLVVCSEITAVTFRGPSDTHLDSLVGQALFGDGAAAIIIGADPIPNVEKPLFELVSAAQTILPDSDGAIDGHLREVGLTFHLLKDVPGLISKNIEKSLTEAFEPLGISDWNSLFWIAHPGGPAILDQVEEKLALKPEKLRATRHILSEYGNMSSACVLFILDEMRKKSAEEGLKTTGEGLEWGVLFGFGPGLTVETVVLHSVVA; translated from the exons ATGGTGAACGTTGAAGCCATCCGCAAGGCTCAGAGGGCTGAAGGTCCTGCCACCGTCATGGCCATTGGcactgccactcctcccaactGTGTCGACCAGAGCACTTACCCTGACTACTACTTCCGTATCACCAAAAGTGAACACAAGGCCGAGCTCAAGGAGAAGTTCCAGCGCATGT GTGATAAATCCATGATCAAGAAGCGTTACATGCTTTTGAATGAAGAGATCCTCAAGGAGAACCCAAGCATGTGTGAATACATGGCTCCCTCATTGGATGCTAGGCAGGATATGGTGGTTGTTGAGGTGCCCAAGTTAGGGAAAGAAGCTGCCGTGAAGGCCATCAAGGAATGGGGACAACCCAAATCTAAGATAACCCACTTGGTTTTCTGCACCACCAGTGGTGTTGACATGCCTGGATGTGATTACCAGCTCACCAAGCTCCTTGGCCTCCGACCCTCTGTGAAGAGGCTCATGATGTACCAACAAGGATGCTTCGCAGGTGGCACGGTCCTTcgtctagccaaggaccttgctGAGAACAACAAAGGTGCTCGTGTCCTTGTAGTATGCTCTGAGATCACTGCAGTTACCTTCCGTGGCCCAAGTGACACCCACCTTGACAGTCTCGTGGGTCAGGCTCTTTTTGGAGATGGTGCAGCTGCAATCATAATTGGGGCTGACCCAATACCTAATGTTGAGAAGCCCTTGTTTGAGTTGGTCTCTGCAGCTCAAACCATTCTCCCTGACAGTGATGGTGCCATTGATGGACATCTCAGAGAGGTTGGTCTCACTTTCCATCTCCTTAAGGATGTTCCAGGCCTCATCTCCAAGAACATTGAGAAGAGCCTTACTGAGGCTTTTGAGCCGCTGGGTATATCTGACTGGAACTCACTTTTCTGGATTGCCCACCCGGGTGGACCGGCCATTCTAGACCAGGTTGAAGAGAAGCTGGCCCTCAAACCTGAGAAGCTAAGGGCCACAAGGCACATCCTTAGTGAGTATGGTAACATGTCTAGTGCTTGTGTGTTGTTCATATTGGATGAAATGAGGAAGAAATCGGCAGAGGAGGGGCTGAAGACTACTGGTGAGGGACTGGAGTGGGGTGTCCTCTTTGGGTTTGGACCAGGACTTACCGTTGAGACTGTGGTGCTACACAGTGTGGTAGCTTAG
- the LOC122090912 gene encoding chalcone synthase 1-like, with protein sequence MVNVDAIRKAQRAEGPATVMAIGTATPPNCVDQSTYPDYYFRITKSEHKTELKEKFQRMCDKSMIKKRYMLLNEEILKENPSMCEYMAPSLDARQDMVVVEVPKLGKEAAVKAIKEWGQPKSKITHLVFCTTSGVDMPGCDYQLTKLLGLRPSVKRLMMYQQGCFAGGTVLRLAKDLAENNKGARVLVVCSEITAVTFRGPSDTHLDSLVGQALFGDGAAAIIIGADPVPNVEKPLFELVSAAQTILPDSDGAIDGHLREVGLTFHLLKDVPGLISKNIEKSLTEAFEPLGISDWNSLFWIAHPGGPAILDQVEEKLALKAEKLRATRHILSEYGNMSSACVLFILDEMRKKSAEEGLKTTGEGLEWGVLFGFGPGLTVETVVLHSVAA encoded by the exons ATGGTGAACGTTGATGCCATCCGCAAGGCTCAAAGGGCTGAAGGCCCTGCCACTGTCATGGCCATCGGAACTGCCACTCCCCCGAACTGTGTCGACCAGAGCACTTACCCAGACTACTACTTCCGCATCACCAAGAGTGAACACAAGACAGAGCTCAAGGAGAAGTTTCAGCGCATGT GTGACAAATCCATGATTAAGAAGCGTTACATGCTATTGAATGAGGAGATCTTGAAGGAGAACCCAAGCATGTGTGAATACATGGCTCCTTCATTGGATGCTAGGCAGGATATGGTGGTTGTTGAGGTGCCCAAGTTAGGGAAAGAAGCTGCCGTGAAGGCCATCAAGGAATGGGGACAACCCAAATCTAAGATAACCCACTTGGTCTTCTGTACCACCAGTGGTGTTGACATGCCTGGATGTGATTACCAGCTCACCAAGCTCCTTGGCCTCCGACCCTCTGTGAAGAGACTCATGATGTACCAACAAGGATGCTTCGCAGGTGGCACGGTCCTTCGTCTGGCCAAGGACCTTGCTGAGAACAACAAAGGTGCTCGTGTTCTTGTAGTTTGCTCTGAGATCACAGCCGTGACCTTCCGCGGTCCAAGTGATACCCACCTTGACAGTCTCGTGGGTCAGGCTCTGTTTGGAGATGGTGCAGCTGCAATCATAATTGGGGCTGACCCAGTACCTAATGTTGAGAAGCCCTTGTTTGAGTTGGTCTCTGCAGCCCAAACCATTCTCCCTGACAGTGATGGTGCCATTGATGGACATCTCAGAGAGGTTGGTCTCACTTTCCATCTCCTTAAGGATGTTCCAGGCCTGATCTCCAAGAACATTGAGAAGAGCCTTACTGAGGCATTTGAGCCACTGGGTATCTCTGATTGGAACTCCCTCTTTTGGATCGCCCACCCGGGTGGACCAGCTATCTTAGACCAGGTTGAAGAGAAGCTAGCCCTTAAAGCGGAGAAACTAAGGGCCACAAGGCACATACTCAGCGAGTATGGAAATATGTCCAGTGCTTGTGTGCTATTCATCTTGGatgagatgaggaagaagtcTGCCGAGGAAGGGTTGAAGACCACCGGTGAAGGGCTCGAGTGGGGTGTTCTGTTTGGGTTCGGACCAGGGTTAACCGTCGAGACCGTGGTACTACATAGCGTCGCTGCCTAG